A window from Pseudomonas moraviensis encodes these proteins:
- the gcvP gene encoding aminomethyl-transferring glycine dehydrogenase encodes MSQINLGTANEFIARHIGPRAGDEQAMLNSLGFDSLEALSASVIPESIKGTSVLGMDDGLSEADALAMIKSIAGKNQLFKTYIGQGYYNCHTPSPILRNLLENPAWYTAYTPYQPEISQGRLEALLNFQTLISDLTGLPIANASLLDEATAAAEAMTFCKRLSKNKGSHQFFASIHSHPQTLDVLRTRAEPLGIEVVVGDERELTDVTPFFGALLQYPASNGDLFDYRELTERFHAANALVAVAADLLALTLLTAPGEFGADVAIGSAQRFGVPLGFGGPHAAYFSTKDAFKRDMPGRLVGVSVDRFGKPALRLAMQTREQHIRREKATSNICTAQVLLANIASMYAVYHGPKGLTQIANRVHHLTAILAKGLSALGANVEQASFFDTLTVATGAHTAALHDKAHAAQINLRVVDAERLGLSVDETTTQADIETLWGLFADGKTLPDFAALAASVQSTIPAALVRQSPILSHPVFNRYHSETELMRYLRKLADKDLALDRTMIPLGSCTMKLNAASEMIPVTWAEFGALHPFAPAAQSAGYQQLTDELEAMLCAATGYDSISLQPNAGSQGEYAGLLAIRAYHQSRGDERRDICLIPSSAHGTNPATAQMAGMRVVVTACDARGNVDIEDLRAKAIEHREHLAALMITYPSTHGVFEEGIREICAIIHDNGGQVYIDGANMNAMVGLCAPGKFGGDVSHLNLHKTFCIPHGGGGPGVGPIGVKSHLTPFLPGHGQMARKEGAVCAAPFGSASILPITWMYIRMMGGAGLKRASQLAILNANYISRRLEEHYPVLYTGSNGLVAHECILDLRPLKDSSGISVDDVAKRLIDFGFHAPTMSFPVAGTLMIEPTESESKEELDRFCDAMIRIREEIRAVENGTLDKEDNPLKNAPHTAAELVGEWTHPYSREQAVYPVASLIEGKYWPPVGRVDNVFGDRNLVCACPSIESYA; translated from the coding sequence ATGAGCCAGATCAATCTCGGCACCGCCAACGAATTCATCGCCCGTCACATCGGCCCGCGCGCCGGTGACGAGCAAGCCATGCTCAACAGCCTCGGCTTCGATTCCCTCGAGGCCCTGAGCGCCAGCGTCATCCCGGAAAGCATCAAGGGCACCAGCGTGCTCGGCATGGACGACGGCCTCAGCGAGGCCGACGCCCTGGCGATGATCAAATCCATCGCCGGCAAGAATCAGCTGTTCAAAACCTACATCGGCCAGGGCTACTACAACTGCCACACGCCGTCGCCGATCCTGCGCAACCTGCTGGAAAACCCGGCCTGGTACACCGCTTACACCCCGTATCAGCCAGAAATTTCCCAGGGCCGTCTCGAAGCGCTGCTGAACTTCCAGACCCTGATCAGCGACCTCACCGGCCTGCCGATCGCCAACGCCTCCCTGCTCGACGAAGCCACCGCCGCTGCCGAAGCCATGACCTTCTGCAAGCGCCTGAGCAAGAACAAGGGCAGCCACCAATTCTTCGCCTCGATCCACAGCCACCCGCAAACCCTCGACGTGCTGCGCACCCGTGCCGAGCCGCTGGGCATTGAAGTTGTAGTGGGCGATGAGCGTGAACTGACTGACGTGACGCCGTTCTTCGGCGCGCTGCTGCAATACCCGGCAAGCAACGGTGATCTGTTCGACTACCGCGAACTGACCGAACGCTTCCACGCCGCCAACGCTTTGGTCGCCGTGGCCGCTGATCTGCTGGCCCTGACCCTGCTCACCGCACCGGGCGAATTCGGTGCCGATGTGGCGATCGGTTCGGCGCAACGTTTTGGCGTGCCGCTGGGCTTCGGTGGCCCGCACGCCGCTTACTTCTCCACCAAAGATGCGTTCAAGCGTGACATGCCCGGCCGTCTGGTCGGTGTCTCGGTTGACCGCTTCGGCAAGCCGGCCCTGCGTCTGGCGATGCAGACCCGCGAGCAACACATCCGCCGCGAAAAGGCCACGTCGAACATCTGCACCGCGCAGGTGCTGCTGGCCAACATCGCCAGCATGTACGCCGTCTACCACGGCCCGAAAGGCCTGACCCAGATCGCCAACCGCGTGCACCACCTGACCGCGATTCTGGCCAAGGGCCTGAGCGCACTGGGCGCTAACGTCGAACAAGCTAGTTTCTTCGACACCCTGACCGTAGCCACCGGCGCACACACCGCCGCGCTGCACGACAAGGCGCACGCTGCGCAGATCAACCTGCGCGTGGTCGACGCTGAACGTCTGGGCCTGTCGGTCGATGAGACCACCACCCAGGCTGATATCGAAACCCTGTGGGGCCTGTTCGCCGACGGCAAGACCCTGCCGGACTTCGCTGCACTGGCTGCTTCGGTGCAGAGCACCATCCCTGCTGCGCTGGTACGTCAGTCGCCGATCCTCAGCCACCCGGTGTTCAACCGCTATCACTCGGAAACCGAGCTGATGCGCTACCTGCGCAAACTGGCGGACAAAGACCTGGCGCTGGATCGCACCATGATCCCGCTGGGCTCGTGCACTATGAAACTCAACGCCGCCAGCGAAATGATTCCGGTGACCTGGGCCGAATTCGGTGCGCTGCACCCGTTCGCCCCGGCCGCGCAAAGCGCCGGTTACCAGCAACTGACCGATGAACTGGAAGCGATGCTCTGTGCCGCCACCGGTTACGACTCGATCTCGCTGCAACCGAACGCTGGTTCGCAAGGTGAATACGCAGGTCTCCTGGCAATCCGCGCCTATCACCAGAGCCGTGGCGATGAGCGCCGCGACATCTGCCTGATCCCGTCGTCGGCCCACGGCACCAACCCGGCTACCGCGCAAATGGCTGGCATGCGCGTGGTCGTCACCGCGTGCGATGCCCGTGGCAACGTCGACATCGAAGACCTGCGCGCCAAAGCCATCGAGCACCGTGAACACCTCGCTGCATTGATGATCACTTACCCGTCGACCCACGGCGTGTTCGAAGAAGGCATCCGCGAAATCTGCGCGATCATTCACGACAACGGCGGCCAGGTGTACATCGACGGCGCCAACATGAACGCCATGGTCGGCCTCTGCGCCCCGGGCAAGTTCGGCGGCGACGTATCCCACCTGAACCTGCACAAAACCTTCTGCATCCCCCACGGCGGTGGCGGCCCGGGCGTCGGCCCGATTGGCGTCAAATCGCACTTGACCCCGTTCCTGCCGGGCCACGGCCAGATGGCACGCAAGGAAGGCGCGGTCTGCGCGGCACCGTTCGGCAGCGCAAGCATTCTGCCGATCACCTGGATGTACATCCGCATGATGGGTGGCGCCGGTCTGAAGCGCGCTTCGCAACTGGCGATCCTCAATGCCAACTACATTTCCCGTCGCCTGGAAGAGCACTACCCAGTGCTGTACACCGGCAGCAATGGTCTGGTGGCGCACGAATGCATCCTCGATCTGCGTCCGTTGAAAGACAGCAGCGGCATCAGCGTCGATGACGTCGCCAAGCGCCTGATCGACTTCGGCTTCCACGCGCCGACCATGTCGTTCCCGGTCGCTGGCACGCTGATGATCGAGCCGACCGAAAGCGAATCCAAGGAAGAACTGGATCGCTTCTGCGACGCCATGATCCGCATCCGCGAAGAAATCCGCGCAGTGGAAAACGGCACCCTGGACAAGGAAGACAACCCACTGAAAAACGCCCCGCACACCGCAGCGGAACTGGTCGGCGAGTGGACTCACCCGTACAGCCGCGAGCAAGCGGTGTACCCGGTCGCCTCGCTGATCGAAGGCAAATACTGGCCGCCGGTCGGCCGGGTCGACAACGTCTTCGGTGATCGCAACCTGGTGTGCGCCTGCCCATCGATCGAAAGCTACGCTTAA
- a CDS encoding RDD family protein: MSKNLLTPQGDFPPVALGRRLAAMFYDFLLCTALLIVTGFIYKLIQGAIIGEERLRAMTDAGQLDGDPLYSTVLLLVLFGFFAKFWTHGGQTLGMQVWGIRVQNADGTAISLWQALLRFMVSIASWLCIGLGFFWSLFDKQKRTWHDIYSDTRLVRIPKKAI; encoded by the coding sequence ATGTCGAAAAACCTGCTCACGCCCCAAGGGGACTTCCCTCCTGTCGCGCTTGGTCGTCGTCTGGCGGCGATGTTCTACGACTTCCTGCTGTGCACCGCTCTGCTGATCGTCACCGGCTTCATCTACAAGTTGATCCAGGGCGCGATCATCGGCGAAGAACGCCTGCGGGCAATGACCGATGCTGGCCAGCTCGACGGTGATCCGCTCTACTCCACAGTGCTGCTGTTGGTGTTGTTCGGCTTCTTCGCCAAGTTCTGGACCCATGGCGGGCAGACCCTCGGCATGCAGGTCTGGGGCATTCGCGTGCAGAACGCCGACGGCACAGCGATCAGCCTGTGGCAGGCGCTGTTGCGCTTTATGGTGTCGATTGCGTCGTGGCTGTGTATCGGGCTGGGATTCTTCTGGTCGCTGTTCGACAAGCAGAAGCGCACGTGGCATGACATTTATTCGGATACCCGCCTCGTGCGAATCCCGAAAAAGGCCATATAA
- the nadA gene encoding quinolinate synthase NadA translates to MTQISERLLVQAHLDAKQPKPLTAEEEAYYRSAIAAELKAQDAVLVAHFYCDPVIQALAEETGGCVSDSLEMARFGNAHPAKTVVVAGVKFMGETAKILNPEKRVLMPTLEATCSLDLGCPVDEFSAFCDQHPERTVVVYANTSAAVKARADWVVTSSCALEIVESLMDNGETIIWGPDKHLGTYIQRKTGADMLLWDGACIVHEEFKSKQLEDMKALYPDAAILVHPESPTSVIELADAVGSTSQLIAAAQSLPNKTFIVATDRGIFYKMQQLCPDKVFIEAPTAGNGAACRSCAHCPWMAMNTLERTLKSLKEGTNEIFVDPALIPQAIRPLKRMLDFTQAARMKLAGNA, encoded by the coding sequence ATGACGCAGATTTCCGAACGCCTTCTGGTTCAAGCCCACCTCGACGCCAAACAGCCCAAACCGCTGACGGCAGAGGAAGAGGCCTACTACCGTTCCGCCATCGCCGCCGAGCTCAAGGCTCAGGACGCGGTGCTAGTGGCCCACTTCTATTGCGATCCGGTGATTCAGGCCCTGGCCGAAGAAACCGGCGGCTGTGTTTCCGATTCCCTGGAAATGGCCCGCTTCGGCAACGCCCACCCGGCCAAGACCGTGGTGGTCGCCGGCGTGAAGTTCATGGGCGAGACGGCAAAAATTCTCAACCCGGAAAAACGCGTGCTGATGCCGACCCTGGAGGCGACCTGCTCGCTGGACCTGGGTTGCCCGGTCGACGAGTTCTCGGCGTTCTGCGATCAGCATCCGGAGCGCACCGTGGTGGTTTACGCAAACACCTCCGCCGCCGTGAAGGCTCGGGCTGACTGGGTGGTGACGTCGAGCTGCGCACTGGAAATCGTCGAAAGCCTGATGGACAACGGCGAAACGATCATCTGGGGCCCGGACAAGCACCTGGGCACTTACATTCAGCGCAAGACCGGCGCCGACATGCTGCTTTGGGACGGTGCCTGCATCGTTCACGAAGAGTTCAAGTCCAAGCAGCTCGAAGACATGAAGGCGTTGTACCCGGACGCGGCGATTCTGGTTCACCCGGAGTCGCCGACATCGGTGATCGAGCTGGCCGACGCCGTCGGTTCCACCAGTCAGTTGATCGCAGCCGCACAGAGCCTGCCGAACAAGACCTTCATCGTGGCGACCGACCGCGGCATCTTCTACAAGATGCAGCAGCTGTGCCCGGACAAGGTCTTCATCGAGGCGCCTACCGCCGGCAACGGCGCGGCGTGCCGCAGTTGCGCGCATTGCCCCTGGATGGCCATGAACACCCTTGAGCGCACGCTCAAGAGCCTGAAGGAAGGCACGAACGAGATCTTCGTTGATCCGGCGCTGATCCCGCAGGCGATCCGCCCGTTGAAGCGCATGCTGGACTTCACCCAGGCAGCGCGGATGAAATTGGCCGGTAACGCATAA
- the queC gene encoding 7-cyano-7-deazaguanine synthase QueC: protein MTEQLNTTEKRAVILLSGGLDSATVVAMARAEGYACYTMSFDYGQRSHAELHAAARVARDLGVVEHKVIGLNLNGMGGSALTDTSIDIPEELGEGIPVTYVPARNTVFLSLALGWAEVLGARDIFIGVNAVDYSGYPDCRPEFIESFERMANLATKAGVEGNGFRIQAPLQNLSKAQIVQAGVKLGVDYGLTVSCYQADDDGRACGKCDSCRLRAEGFAAAGVDDPTPYF from the coding sequence ATGACTGAGCAACTGAACACTACCGAAAAACGTGCGGTCATCCTGCTGTCAGGCGGCCTCGACTCGGCCACCGTCGTTGCGATGGCCCGCGCCGAAGGCTACGCCTGCTACACCATGAGTTTCGATTACGGTCAGCGCTCGCATGCCGAATTGCATGCCGCCGCCCGCGTTGCTCGTGATCTGGGCGTGGTCGAGCACAAGGTCATTGGCCTGAATCTCAATGGCATGGGCGGTTCGGCCCTGACCGACACCAGTATCGACATCCCGGAGGAGCTGGGCGAAGGCATTCCGGTGACTTACGTGCCGGCACGCAATACCGTGTTCCTGTCGTTGGCATTGGGTTGGGCGGAAGTGCTCGGCGCCCGCGACATCTTCATTGGCGTCAACGCGGTGGATTATTCCGGCTACCCGGATTGCCGTCCCGAGTTCATCGAGTCGTTCGAGCGCATGGCCAATCTGGCGACCAAGGCGGGCGTGGAGGGCAACGGCTTCCGCATTCAGGCACCTTTGCAGAACCTGAGCAAGGCGCAGATCGTCCAGGCCGGCGTGAAGCTGGGCGTGGATTATGGCCTGACGGTTTCCTGCTACCAGGCAGACGATGACGGGCGCGCGTGCGGCAAATGCGACAGCTGCCGCCTGCGTGCAGAAGGCTTCGCGGCAGCTGGTGTGGACGATCCAACCCCTTATTTTTGA
- the gcvH gene encoding glycine cleavage system protein GcvH, with the protein MSELRFTEDHEWLRTEADGSVTVGITAFAQNALGDVVFVQLPELQAYEKGAEAATVESVKAASGVYMPLDGEVLAVNPALENAPELVNEDPLGEGWFFRFQPSDAAAVGKLLDQDAYDRLIKAQAEA; encoded by the coding sequence ATGAGCGAGTTGCGTTTTACTGAAGATCACGAATGGCTGCGCACCGAAGCCGACGGCAGTGTCACTGTCGGCATCACCGCGTTTGCGCAGAACGCCCTGGGCGACGTGGTGTTCGTGCAACTGCCTGAGCTGCAGGCTTACGAAAAAGGCGCCGAAGCCGCCACCGTGGAATCGGTGAAAGCCGCCAGCGGCGTGTACATGCCGCTCGACGGCGAAGTACTGGCCGTCAACCCGGCGCTGGAAAACGCTCCTGAGCTGGTCAACGAAGATCCGCTGGGCGAAGGCTGGTTCTTCCGCTTCCAGCCAAGCGACGCCGCCGCTGTCGGCAAACTGCTCGATCAGGACGCCTATGACCGCCTGATCAAAGCCCAAGCCGAAGCCTGA
- a CDS encoding L-serine ammonia-lyase, with the protein MSLSVFDLFKIGIGPSSSHTVGPMRAAARFAEGLRRENLLSATASVRVELYGSLGATGKGHGSDKAVLLGLEGEHPDTVDTETVAARLQEIRGNGRLNLLGEHSIAFNEKEHLAMIRKPLAYHPNGMIFRAFDAAAIQIRSREYYSVGGGFVVDEDAAGADRIVEDATPLTFPFKSAKDLLGHCSTYGLSISQVMLTNESAWRPEAETRAGLLNIWQVMQDCVAAGCRNEGILPGGLKVKRRAAALHRQLCKNPESALRDPLSVLDWVNLYALAVNEENANGGRVVTAPTNGAAGIIPAVLHYYMRFIPGANDDGVVRFLLTAAAIGILYKENASISGAEVGCQGEVGVACSMAAGALCEVLGGSVQQVENAAEIGMEHNLGLTCDPIGGLVQVPCIERNAMGSVKAINAVRMAMRGDGQHFVSLDKVIRTMRQTGADMKSKYKETARGGLAVNIIEC; encoded by the coding sequence ATGTCGTTAAGCGTGTTCGACCTGTTCAAGATTGGCATCGGTCCCTCCAGTTCCCACACCGTCGGCCCGATGCGCGCGGCGGCGCGGTTCGCCGAAGGTCTGCGCCGTGAAAACCTGCTGTCGGCCACCGCCAGCGTTCGCGTCGAGCTGTACGGTTCGCTGGGCGCTACCGGCAAAGGTCACGGCAGCGACAAAGCCGTATTGCTCGGCCTCGAAGGCGAGCACCCGGACACGGTCGACACCGAAACCGTTGCCGCGCGCCTGCAGGAGATTCGCGGCAACGGCCGGCTGAATCTGCTCGGCGAGCACAGCATTGCGTTCAACGAGAAAGAACATCTGGCAATGATCCGCAAGCCGTTGGCCTACCACCCCAACGGCATGATCTTTCGCGCCTTCGATGCGGCCGCAATTCAGATTCGCAGCCGCGAGTACTATTCGGTCGGCGGTGGTTTCGTTGTCGATGAAGATGCCGCCGGTGCCGATCGCATCGTCGAAGACGCCACGCCGCTGACTTTCCCGTTCAAAAGCGCCAAGGACTTGCTGGGCCATTGCAGCACCTACGGGCTGTCGATCAGTCAGGTGATGCTGACCAACGAAAGCGCCTGGCGCCCGGAAGCCGAGACTCGCGCCGGCCTGCTGAACATCTGGCAAGTGATGCAGGACTGCGTGGCTGCGGGCTGCAGAAACGAAGGCATTTTGCCCGGCGGTCTGAAGGTCAAGCGCCGGGCCGCCGCGCTGCATCGGCAATTGTGCAAGAACCCGGAGTCGGCCCTGCGTGATCCGCTGTCGGTGCTTGACTGGGTCAACCTTTATGCATTGGCGGTCAACGAAGAAAACGCCAACGGCGGACGCGTGGTTACCGCGCCCACCAATGGCGCGGCGGGAATCATTCCGGCGGTGCTGCATTACTACATGCGTTTTATCCCCGGGGCGAATGACGACGGCGTCGTGCGTTTTCTGCTGACCGCTGCCGCTATCGGCATTCTCTACAAGGAAAACGCCTCGATCTCCGGCGCCGAAGTCGGCTGCCAGGGTGAAGTCGGTGTGGCCTGTTCGATGGCAGCCGGCGCCCTGTGCGAAGTGCTCGGCGGCAGCGTGCAGCAAGTCGAGAACGCCGCGGAAATCGGCATGGAACACAACCTCGGCCTGACCTGCGACCCGATCGGCGGCCTGGTGCAGGTGCCGTGCATCGAGCGCAACGCGATGGGCTCGGTGAAAGCCATCAACGCGGTGCGCATGGCCATGCGTGGCGACGGTCAGCATTTCGTCTCCCTCGACAAAGTCATCCGCACCATGCGCCAGACCGGCGCCGACATGAAAAGCAAATACAAGGAAACCGCCCGCGGCGGTTTGGCAGTCAACATTATCGAATGCTGA
- the gcvT gene encoding glycine cleavage system aminomethyltransferase GcvT has product MSTETLSKTPLHALHLELGARMVPFAGYDMPVQYPLGVMKEHQHTRDQAGLFDVSHMGQIRLTGASAAKALETLVPVDIIDLPVGMQRYAMFTNEGGGILDDLMVANLGNDELFLVVNAACKDQDLAHLHKYIGDQCTITALFEERALLALQGPAAVTVLARLAPDVAKMTFMQFKRVSLLGIDCFVSRSGYTGEDGFEISVPAAEAEKLARALLAEPEVQAIGLGARDSLRLEAGLCLYGHDMNTETTPIEASLLWAMSKPRRADGARAGGFPGAQQIFAQQQNGVARKRVGLLPQERTPVREGAEIVNEAGEIIGSVCSGGFGPTLGGPLAMGYLDNAYVALDTPVWAIVRGKKVQMLVSKMPFVPQRYYRG; this is encoded by the coding sequence ATGTCCACCGAAACCCTGTCGAAAACCCCGCTGCACGCGCTGCACCTCGAACTCGGCGCGCGCATGGTGCCGTTCGCCGGCTACGACATGCCCGTGCAATACCCGCTCGGCGTGATGAAAGAACACCAACACACCCGCGATCAGGCCGGGTTGTTCGACGTCTCGCACATGGGCCAGATTCGCCTGACCGGTGCCAGCGCTGCCAAAGCCCTGGAAACCCTGGTACCGGTCGACATCATCGACTTGCCGGTGGGCATGCAGCGTTATGCGATGTTCACCAACGAAGGCGGCGGCATCCTCGATGACCTGATGGTCGCCAACCTCGGCAATGACGAGCTGTTCCTGGTGGTCAACGCCGCGTGCAAGGATCAGGATCTCGCGCATCTGCACAAATACATCGGCGATCAGTGCACCATTACGGCGCTGTTCGAGGAGCGCGCCCTGCTCGCCTTGCAAGGTCCGGCAGCCGTAACAGTGCTGGCGCGTCTTGCGCCGGACGTGGCGAAGATGACCTTCATGCAGTTCAAGCGTGTGTCGTTGCTCGGCATCGACTGCTTTGTCAGCCGTTCGGGCTACACCGGTGAAGACGGTTTCGAAATCTCGGTACCGGCTGCCGAAGCGGAAAAACTCGCCCGCGCCCTGCTCGCCGAACCTGAAGTCCAGGCCATCGGCCTCGGCGCGCGCGATTCGCTGCGCCTCGAAGCCGGGCTGTGCCTGTACGGCCACGATATGAACACCGAAACCACACCAATCGAAGCCAGCCTGCTCTGGGCGATGTCCAAGCCACGCCGTGCCGATGGCGCACGGGCCGGCGGTTTCCCCGGCGCGCAGCAGATTTTCGCTCAGCAACAGAATGGCGTCGCACGCAAACGCGTGGGCCTGCTGCCACAGGAACGCACCCCGGTGCGTGAAGGTGCAGAAATCGTCAACGAGGCTGGCGAGATCATCGGCAGTGTCTGCAGCGGCGGCTTCGGTCCGACCCTGGGCGGGCCGTTGGCAATGGGTTACCTCGACAATGCTTACGTAGCGCTCGACACGCCCGTGTGGGCCATTGTCCGTGGGAAAAAGGTGCAGATGCTTGTAAGCAAAATGCCATTTGTTCCACAACGCTACTATCGTGGCTGA
- the ybgF gene encoding tol-pal system protein YbgF, producing the protein MRTCRRAVTVLALSLAPLAAWAAVPVVDDNSGYNNSGSSYPPAGYGTNGAYAGGAASAPASAQGMLFNQLQQMQDQISRQQGVIEELQNQVARMKQESLERYQDLDRRIGSGVAPAATPENSSTGGDASAAAGAAAGAGAAAAAQAPAAGSEPADPAKEKLYYDAAFDLIKAKDFDKASQAFAAFLRKYPNSQYAGNAQYWLGEVNLAKGDLQGAGQAFAKVSQLYPKHNKVPDSLYKLADVERRLGHTDKVKGILQQVVSQYPGTSAAQLAQRDLQRM; encoded by the coding sequence ATGCGAACGTGCCGTCGTGCTGTAACTGTTCTGGCTCTCAGCCTCGCGCCGCTTGCGGCGTGGGCTGCGGTTCCTGTGGTCGATGACAACTCCGGTTATAACAATAGCGGGAGCAGTTATCCGCCTGCGGGTTACGGTACGAACGGCGCCTATGCCGGGGGAGCGGCTTCGGCCCCTGCCTCGGCACAAGGCATGCTGTTCAACCAATTGCAACAGATGCAGGATCAGATCTCGCGCCAACAGGGCGTGATCGAAGAACTGCAGAATCAGGTTGCGCGCATGAAGCAGGAATCCCTGGAGCGATACCAGGATCTTGATCGGCGCATAGGATCCGGCGTTGCACCAGCCGCGACTCCCGAGAATTCTTCTACCGGCGGCGATGCAAGTGCTGCTGCCGGTGCTGCCGCAGGCGCGGGTGCTGCTGCGGCCGCCCAAGCCCCTGCTGCGGGTAGCGAACCGGCTGATCCGGCCAAGGAAAAGCTGTATTACGATGCCGCTTTCGACCTGATCAAAGCCAAGGATTTCGACAAGGCCAGCCAGGCCTTCGCGGCTTTCCTGCGCAAATATCCGAACAGCCAGTACGCGGGCAACGCTCAGTACTGGTTGGGCGAAGTGAACCTGGCCAAGGGTGATCTGCAAGGTGCAGGTCAGGCCTTTGCCAAGGTTTCGCAGCTGTATCCCAAGCACAACAAAGTGCCGGACTCGCTGTACAAACTGGCTGACGTAGAACGCCGCCTCGGTCATACCGACAAGGTCAAAGGCATTCTGCAGCAGGTGGTGTCCCAATATCCGGGCACGTCCGCCGCGCAATTGGCCCAGCGTGATCTGCAGCGCATGTAA
- the queE gene encoding 7-carboxy-7-deazaguanine synthase QueE, producing the protein MQDTLRITEVFYSLQGETRTAGLPTVFVRLTGCPLRCQYCDSAYAFSGGTVRTLDDILEQVAGLRPRYVCVTGGEPLAQPNAIPLLERLCDAGYEVSLETSGALDVSAVDSRVSRVVDLKTPGSKEAHRNRYENIELLTRNDQVKFVICSREDYDWAVSKLIQYGLDQRAGEVLFSPSHHDLNARELADWVVADNLPVRLQLQLHKYLWNDEPGR; encoded by the coding sequence ATGCAAGACACATTGAGAATCACCGAAGTTTTCTACTCGTTGCAGGGGGAAACTCGGACTGCCGGGCTGCCCACGGTTTTCGTGCGCCTGACCGGTTGCCCGTTGCGTTGCCAATACTGCGACAGCGCTTATGCGTTCAGTGGCGGCACCGTCCGCACCCTCGACGACATCCTTGAGCAAGTGGCCGGGCTTCGCCCGCGCTACGTCTGTGTCACCGGCGGTGAGCCGTTGGCTCAGCCAAACGCTATTCCTTTGCTTGAACGGTTGTGTGATGCCGGCTACGAGGTTTCGCTGGAAACCAGCGGCGCCCTCGACGTCTCGGCGGTGGATTCACGCGTCAGTCGCGTGGTTGACCTGAAGACCCCAGGCTCGAAAGAAGCGCATCGCAACCGCTACGAGAACATCGAACTGCTGACCCGCAACGATCAGGTGAAGTTTGTCATCTGCTCGCGGGAGGACTATGACTGGGCGGTCTCCAAGCTGATCCAGTACGGTCTCGACCAGCGTGCCGGCGAAGTGCTGTTTTCTCCAAGCCACCATGACCTCAATGCTCGCGAGCTGGCAGACTGGGTGGTGGCGGACAATCTGCCGGTACGCCTGCAATTGCAGCTGCATAAATATCTTTGGAACGACGAACCGGGGCGCTGA
- a CDS encoding cold-shock protein, whose amino-acid sequence MSTRQSGTVKWFNDEKGFGFITPESGPDLFVHFRAIQGNGFKSLKEGQKVTFVAVQGQKGMQADEVQAEA is encoded by the coding sequence ATGTCCACACGTCAGAGCGGTACCGTCAAGTGGTTTAACGACGAGAAAGGTTTTGGTTTTATCACTCCAGAAAGCGGTCCGGATCTGTTCGTACATTTCCGCGCCATTCAGGGCAACGGCTTCAAAAGCCTGAAAGAAGGCCAGAAAGTGACTTTCGTTGCTGTGCAAGGCCAGAAAGGCATGCAGGCTGACGAAGTACAAGCAGAAGCCTGA
- the pal gene encoding peptidoglycan-associated lipoprotein Pal produces the protein MEMLKFGKFAALALAMAVAVGCSSKGGDNAGEGAVDPNAGYGANTGAVDGSLSEEAALRAITTFYFEYDSSDLKPEAMRALDVHAKDLKANGARVVLEGNTDERGTREYNMALGERRAKAVQRYLVLQGVSPAQLELVSYGEERPVATGNDEQSWAQNRRVELRK, from the coding sequence ATGGAAATGCTGAAGTTTGGTAAATTTGCTGCGCTGGCTCTGGCCATGGCTGTAGCTGTAGGTTGCTCGTCCAAAGGCGGCGACAACGCCGGCGAAGGCGCTGTTGATCCAAACGCTGGTTACGGCGCAAACACCGGTGCCGTTGACGGCTCCCTGAGCGAAGAAGCTGCTCTGCGCGCAATCACCACCTTCTACTTCGAATACGACAGCTCGGACCTGAAGCCAGAAGCCATGCGCGCTCTGGACGTTCACGCCAAAGACCTGAAAGCAAACGGCGCTCGCGTTGTTCTGGAAGGCAACACCGACGAACGTGGTACTCGTGAGTACAACATGGCACTGGGCGAGCGTCGTGCGAAAGCCGTTCAGCGCTACCTGGTACTGCAAGGTGTTTCCCCAGCTCAGCTGGAACTGGTTTCCTACGGCGAAGAGCGTCCAGTTGCTACCGGCAACGACGAGCAGTCCTGGGCCCAGAACCGTCGCGTCGAACTGCGTAAGTAA